A single region of the Malaclemys terrapin pileata isolate rMalTer1 chromosome 4, rMalTer1.hap1, whole genome shotgun sequence genome encodes:
- the LOC128836030 gene encoding uncharacterized protein LOC128836030, with amino-acid sequence MIIISTLVSLLQPVLTALSGAVLWQGLEHWYFLLGLRLLAMYFASSPWESAHQDMACAWSPGQEAETRTFCTSVCYNRHFLDPVRPTWGFSFLIALLPITIIRMLYPKEDPHGKGGQEVTVRATCNKATEHRLAVESCMAARPKMGGESNMATKSNVAAMVWPAGDSNMAAIPKLVGATNVAARDNTVGISAVTRLSAGPDMATRPLWHAGVFTMCIAVLLATEIGFLWALLARQLPMVSGVFFRCFPSTPACPPALECAVRGQADKHMALVILALTTCVSILICLGYGGVWLGRATCCHGRQERECAP; translated from the coding sequence ATGATCATTATCTCGACGCTGGTGAGCCTCCTGCAACCGGTGCTGACGGCGTTGTCGGGGGCTGTGCTGTGGCAGGGCCTGGAGCACTGGTACTTCCTGCTGGGCCTGCGCTTGCTGGCCATGTACTTTGCCAGTTCGCCGTGGGAGAGTGCACACCAGGATATGGCATGTGCCTGGAGCCCCGGCCAGGAGGCGGAGACCCGGACCTTCTGCACCTCGGTCTGCTACAACCGCCACTTCCTGGACCCCGTCAGGCCCACCTGgggcttctccttcctcatcGCCCTGCTCCCCATCACCATCATCAGAATGCTGTACCCCAAAGAGGATCCTCACGGCAAGGGGGGGCAAGAGGTCACAGTGAGGGCCACATGCAACAAAGCCACCGAGCACAGGTTGGCGGTAGAATCCTGCATGGCTGCCAGACCCAAGATGGGAGGGGAATCCAACATGGCCACTAAATCCAACGTGGCTGCCATGGTCTGGCCAGCGGGAGATTCCAACATGGCCGCCATCCCCAAGCTGGTTGGTGCAACCAATGTGGCTGCCAGAGACAACACGGTTGGCATCAGTGCTGTGACCAGGTTGTCAGCAGGACCCGACATGGCCACCCGGCCGCTCTGGCATGCTGGAGTCTTCACCATGTGCATCGCTGTGCTGCTGGCTACCGAGATTGGCTTCTTGTGGGCCTTGCTGGCCCGGCAGTTGCCCATGGTGTCAGGAGTTTTCTTCCGCTGCTTCCCCAGTACCCCGGCCTGTCCCCCTGCCCTCGAGTGCGCCGTGCGGGGCCAGGCCGACAAGCACATGGCTCTGGTCATCCTGGCCCTCACAACTTGTGTCAGCATCCTGATCTGCCTAGGCTATGGGGGCGTGTGGCTAGGCCGGGCCACCTGTTGCCATGGGAGACAGGAGCGGGAGTGTGCCCCGTAG